Proteins encoded in a region of the Treponema sp. J25 genome:
- a CDS encoding 50S ribosomal protein L25 — MEHVVLTAQKRTGLGSGYAARLRRNGRLPAVVYGAEGKAFPIELNTLEFAKGIKGISESTLINLSIDGVSHEVFIKDLQRDILTGKFVHVDFYEVEKSKALHAKVPVRILGTAEGVRQGGILEVPIHEVEVECLPKDLPEHIDVDVSRLGANQSLHVRDLVPPQGVKFLSSPDMVVATVKFAKVEGTAAPEAAAVSETAPKA; from the coding sequence ATGGAACACGTGGTGCTTACAGCCCAGAAAAGAACCGGTCTCGGATCCGGCTATGCGGCTCGTCTTCGGCGGAATGGTCGGCTTCCAGCGGTAGTGTATGGGGCAGAAGGGAAGGCTTTCCCTATTGAACTCAATACCTTGGAATTTGCCAAAGGAATAAAGGGAATTTCTGAAAGTACACTTATCAATTTGTCCATTGATGGGGTTTCGCATGAGGTTTTTATTAAGGACCTGCAACGGGATATCCTGACGGGCAAATTTGTTCACGTGGATTTTTACGAAGTGGAAAAGAGTAAGGCCCTCCATGCAAAAGTGCCGGTACGTATTCTCGGTACCGCTGAAGGGGTTCGTCAGGGAGGAATTCTGGAAGTTCCCATCCATGAAGTGGAGGTGGAATGTCTTCCTAAAGACTTACCTGAACATATTGATGTGGATGTTTCTAGGCTGGGTGCAAACCAGTCTCTCCATGTACGAGATTTGGTTCCCCCTCAGGGTGTGAAGTTCTTATCCAGTCCTGACATGGTAGTGGCGACGGTAAAATTTGCTAAGGTAGAAGGAACCGCTGCTCCTGAAGCTGCTGCTGTCTCGGAAACTGCTCCAAAAGCGTAA
- the spoVG gene encoding septation regulator SpoVG gives MEITDIRIRKVAGEGKLKAYVTVTFDDCFVVHNVKIIEGKSGVFIAMPSRKTRSGEYKDVAHPIHPEFRAELQKRILEVYDSGNVQDDPTVEL, from the coding sequence ATGGAGATCACCGACATCAGAATTCGGAAGGTGGCCGGAGAAGGGAAGTTAAAGGCATACGTGACGGTTACATTTGACGATTGTTTTGTCGTTCACAATGTAAAAATCATTGAGGGCAAGAGCGGAGTGTTTATTGCGATGCCCAGTAGGAAAACCCGCTCAGGGGAATATAAGGATGTGGCTCATCCTATTCATCCTGAGTTTCGGGCGGAACTACAGAAGAGAATCCTGGAGGTATATGATTCGGGGAACGTCCAGGATGATCCAACAGTAGAATTATGA
- the tilS gene encoding tRNA lysidine(34) synthetase TilS, with amino-acid sequence MKVKNLEENVGRFERIVKDNLLQSSVSFEKTTFLVGVSGGADSMALLVALQHLQVKLGYTLHCVHVNHNLRGEESRADALFVKEFCARREIPCTVVQIQAGSIERWAREKRSGIEAAARHFRYRVFKKIFHRVRANFLVLGHTKSDALETLLMRILRGSGPAGLSTMPLRRGVIVRPLLTFERNEIEQYLASQKIPYRTDSTNQDIHYLRNAIRHLLVPVLESHFPSWKNNLLSLGETQRMVYDYLSQEVHRQLSWEENPAPALPFLPETPACRGWDRRTRVDVFWNLPPLLQEEALFQGIDGILRKEKRKRARFFSPDPLLSPGAVPRRKGIRAFLKEKPSRAMVGPCMVWQEGPYVYLQTAWGSQWSRGGALSLDAPGSYAFEGMIITLSLLSAEGSLMASGTPGIPKGESKRGDPEIFVGYLPLLIRSPYPEDRLVYRGKKRTIRELLGKKKDEALRLFVLEDLEGIAGYLVLDIHSKVHVWQRDASFTEGKEAMPVLIHVRGSYVG; translated from the coding sequence ATGAAAGTAAAGAACCTGGAGGAGAACGTTGGCCGCTTTGAGCGGATTGTGAAAGACAATCTCCTCCAGAGTAGTGTTTCCTTTGAAAAAACAACTTTTCTTGTGGGAGTTTCGGGGGGCGCTGACTCAATGGCGCTCCTCGTGGCTCTCCAGCACCTTCAAGTAAAACTAGGATATACGCTCCATTGTGTTCATGTGAATCACAACCTGCGGGGCGAAGAAAGTAGGGCGGATGCTCTCTTCGTGAAGGAATTTTGTGCACGCCGAGAGATTCCCTGCACGGTGGTACAGATCCAGGCTGGAAGTATAGAACGGTGGGCCCGAGAAAAAAGATCTGGTATAGAAGCCGCGGCCCGGCATTTTCGGTATAGGGTTTTTAAAAAAATTTTCCACCGTGTCCGGGCAAATTTTCTGGTGTTAGGCCACACCAAGAGTGATGCCTTGGAAACGCTCTTGATGCGGATCCTCCGGGGCTCAGGACCGGCAGGCCTTTCGACTATGCCCCTGCGGCGGGGCGTCATTGTTCGTCCCTTGCTTACCTTTGAACGGAACGAAATAGAGCAATATCTTGCTAGTCAGAAAATTCCCTATCGAACTGATAGCACCAACCAGGATATCCATTATTTACGAAACGCGATTCGACATCTCTTGGTGCCGGTTTTAGAGAGCCACTTCCCTTCCTGGAAGAATAACCTTCTTTCCCTCGGAGAAACCCAGCGAATGGTGTATGATTACCTGTCGCAAGAGGTACATCGCCAGCTTTCCTGGGAAGAAAATCCAGCACCGGCGCTACCGTTCCTCCCTGAAACGCCGGCATGTCGGGGATGGGACCGGCGAACAAGGGTGGACGTATTCTGGAATTTACCTCCCCTGTTGCAGGAAGAGGCCCTCTTCCAGGGGATCGATGGGATCCTGCGGAAAGAAAAAAGAAAAAGGGCCCGTTTTTTTTCTCCTGATCCCCTGTTGTCCCCTGGGGCAGTTCCACGGCGAAAGGGAATTCGGGCCTTTCTTAAAGAAAAACCCTCCCGTGCCATGGTTGGGCCCTGTATGGTATGGCAAGAGGGACCCTATGTGTATCTCCAGACTGCCTGGGGTTCCCAATGGAGCAGAGGGGGAGCCCTCTCTCTTGATGCGCCGGGATCGTATGCTTTCGAAGGAATGATCATTACCCTTTCTTTACTCTCTGCTGAAGGGTCTTTGATGGCTAGTGGTACCCCTGGTATTCCAAAAGGAGAATCGAAAAGAGGGGATCCAGAGATTTTTGTGGGGTATCTACCCCTTCTTATTCGTTCCCCCTATCCGGAAGATCGTCTTGTGTATCGGGGGAAAAAACGTACTATTCGGGAACTCCTGGGAAAGAAAAAAGATGAAGCCCTTCGTTTGTTTGTACTTGAAGACCTTGAGGGTATTGCAGGATATCTGGTATTAGATATACATTCAAAGGTACATGTCTGGCAGCGGGATGCTTCTTTTACTGAAGGAAAAGAAGCGATGCCAGTACTGATACACGTTCGGGGGTCCTATGTCGGATGA